A portion of the Thermoleophilaceae bacterium genome contains these proteins:
- a CDS encoding SHOCT domain-containing protein, whose protein sequence is MAECFCGCGRDIGFGRRGISNKAAKHVASELDVLRGAAEVEPPPEGVDALREIVARGDRLREPWREYVHGTRARGDFDREPLHELIDDIAEQRKRLALSADYVGWDMLKASKLFSTGRRAPARIVGIEDTGVTVNNSPRAEIILRVEPDGEEPFEVRKKLMISRVQLPRIGEPVEVAYDPDDHEQFTFRVPDLTDDAARAFAAGAAAQPADDPLDRIQKLHELHEAGALTAEEFAREKAQVLGQQR, encoded by the coding sequence ATGGCGGAATGCTTCTGTGGATGCGGCCGGGACATCGGATTCGGGCGGCGCGGTATCTCGAACAAGGCCGCCAAGCACGTCGCCTCCGAGCTCGACGTCCTGCGTGGGGCCGCGGAGGTCGAACCGCCGCCGGAGGGCGTCGATGCGCTGCGGGAGATCGTGGCGCGTGGAGACCGCCTGCGCGAGCCCTGGCGCGAGTACGTCCACGGCACGCGCGCCCGCGGCGACTTCGACCGCGAGCCGCTGCACGAGCTGATCGACGACATCGCCGAGCAGCGCAAGCGGCTCGCGCTGTCGGCGGACTACGTGGGCTGGGACATGCTGAAGGCCTCGAAGCTCTTCTCCACCGGGCGGCGCGCGCCGGCCCGCATCGTCGGGATCGAGGACACGGGGGTGACGGTGAACAACTCGCCGCGCGCCGAGATCATCCTGCGCGTGGAGCCCGACGGCGAGGAGCCGTTCGAGGTGCGCAAGAAGCTCATGATCTCGCGGGTTCAGCTGCCGCGGATCGGCGAGCCGGTCGAGGTGGCCTACGACCCCGATGACCACGAGCAGTTCACCTTCCGCGTGCCCGACCTGACCGATGACGCGGCGCGGGCGTTCGCCGCCGGCGCCGCCGCGCAGCCAGCCGACGACCCGCTCGACAGGATCCAGAAGCTGCACGAGCTGCACGAGGCCGGGGCGCTGACGGCCGAGGAGTTTGCGCGCGAGAAGGCGCAGGTCCTCGGCCAGCAGCGGTAG
- a CDS encoding monovalent cation/H(+) antiporter subunit G — MLHTLLDVVAVVLLATGLMLATIGLYGLLRRPDLFHQLHAAGLVTGPAVILVMLASLATERAEMITSAALVVLFVLITSPLAAQAIAQAQHQRPRGDESERP, encoded by the coding sequence ATGCTCCACACGCTGCTCGACGTCGTCGCCGTCGTCCTGCTCGCCACGGGGCTCATGCTCGCGACCATCGGCCTCTACGGACTGCTGCGCAGGCCGGACCTCTTCCACCAGCTGCATGCCGCCGGCCTGGTCACGGGACCCGCGGTCATCCTGGTCATGCTCGCCTCTCTCGCCACGGAGCGCGCGGAGATGATCACGAGCGCGGCGCTCGTGGTGCTGTTCGTGCTGATCACCTCTCCACTGGCCGCACAGGCCATCGCGCAGGCCCAACACCAGCGCCCCCGCGGTGACGAAAGCGAGCGGCCGTGA
- a CDS encoding monovalent cation/H+ antiporter complex subunit F: protein MPELAVEIALGWAALLLLGGGLLLLRAPDTLHRVLALDVLVAIVIALLTVLSYLREASYYIDAALALALLSFTATLVAARYVTRGGPF, encoded by the coding sequence GTGCCCGAGCTCGCCGTCGAGATCGCGCTCGGCTGGGCCGCACTGCTGCTCCTCGGGGGCGGCCTGCTCCTGCTGCGCGCGCCCGACACGCTGCACCGCGTACTGGCCCTGGACGTGCTGGTGGCCATCGTCATCGCGCTCCTCACGGTGCTCTCCTACCTGCGCGAGGCCTCCTACTACATCGATGCGGCCCTCGCGCTCGCGCTGCTCTCGTTCACGGCCACGCTCGTCGCGGCGCGATACGTCACGCGCGGAGGGCCGTTCTGA
- a CDS encoding Na+/H+ antiporter subunit E — MTPIVLRATGLTAVYLLVLSSLAPGDVVIGGLLGLAVAFALRSRDRHGSGQRAAASPATRLRAAGVVLLQTAAEITRGSWRTARFCLGAATEPGLLEIPRAGRSPVNVAMWGVLTGLSPDEVVVHVDEARDVLLVHLVDATNPAAVRERHAHSQDWQRRVVP, encoded by the coding sequence ATGACGCCGATCGTGCTGCGCGCCACCGGGCTCACGGCCGTCTACCTGCTCGTTCTCAGCAGCCTGGCTCCGGGTGACGTCGTGATCGGCGGCCTGCTCGGCCTGGCTGTGGCGTTCGCACTGCGCTCCCGCGACCGGCATGGTTCAGGGCAGCGCGCCGCAGCATCACCGGCGACCCGGCTTCGCGCGGCGGGCGTTGTCCTGCTGCAGACGGCCGCCGAGATCACGCGCGGCAGCTGGCGGACCGCACGCTTCTGCCTGGGAGCCGCCACGGAACCGGGCCTCCTGGAGATCCCGCGCGCCGGGCGCTCGCCCGTCAACGTCGCGATGTGGGGCGTGCTCACCGGCCTGAGCCCCGACGAGGTGGTCGTCCACGTGGACGAGGCGCGTGACGTGCTGCTCGTCCACCTCGTCGACGCGACCAACCCAGCGGCCGTCCGGGAGCGCCACGCGCATTCTCAGGACTGGCAGCGCAGGGTGGTGCCATAG
- a CDS encoding proton-conducting transporter membrane subunit, translating to MTALALSLVVPWAAGIVLVILDGRRRLVGWLAVAALAANLAALVVLAVSVLSDGQVAGTTGDWPAGVGITLRADALGVLFALLSSLALLAATIHEVLEGVRERVFPGLVLLLATGLTGVFLTGDVFNFYVFFELAMTASYVLATYGGARRELGGALVFTMVNLLGTFVFLLSVAGLYHVTGTLSMAEVAARMDGVEANAALLIAVGFFIAFSVKLGLFPFHFWLPTVYTATPPAVAAILSGGLANIGVYGVLRFGGELLPRELELAATAMIVIGCASIVYGGVLAVSRRTASEMLAYSAIGQVGYVLVAIGVGGPVGFGAAILYTVVNAFNKTLLFLTAGMRGALVGAAFAVGALSVAGVPPAAGFVGKLEMFRAASDSPALIVLLFLGGALSLVYVLQVYQYDFWRGERTGGRSGWPQQALIAVLALLVLAAGLWPEPLLALSQDAAAALPGRDR from the coding sequence GTGACCGCCCTGGCGCTCTCGCTGGTCGTCCCGTGGGCCGCCGGCATCGTGCTCGTGATCCTCGACGGCCGCCGGCGCCTGGTCGGCTGGCTCGCCGTGGCCGCGCTTGCAGCCAACCTGGCGGCGCTCGTGGTGCTTGCCGTCTCCGTGCTGTCGGACGGGCAGGTCGCAGGGACCACCGGGGACTGGCCGGCGGGCGTGGGCATCACACTCCGTGCCGACGCGCTCGGCGTGCTGTTCGCGCTGCTGTCCTCCCTGGCGCTGCTGGCCGCGACGATCCACGAGGTGCTCGAGGGCGTGCGCGAGCGCGTGTTCCCGGGGCTCGTCCTGCTGCTGGCCACCGGGCTGACGGGCGTGTTCCTCACCGGTGACGTGTTCAACTTCTACGTCTTCTTCGAGCTGGCGATGACCGCCTCCTACGTGCTCGCGACCTACGGCGGAGCGCGCCGGGAGCTGGGCGGGGCGCTCGTGTTCACGATGGTCAACCTGCTGGGCACGTTCGTGTTCCTGCTGTCGGTGGCGGGCCTCTACCACGTGACCGGCACCCTGAGCATGGCGGAGGTCGCCGCGCGCATGGACGGCGTCGAGGCCAACGCGGCGCTCCTCATCGCCGTCGGGTTCTTCATCGCCTTCAGCGTGAAGCTCGGGCTGTTCCCGTTCCACTTCTGGCTTCCCACGGTGTACACGGCGACACCGCCCGCCGTGGCGGCGATCCTCAGCGGCGGGCTGGCAAACATCGGGGTGTACGGCGTGCTGCGCTTCGGCGGCGAGCTGCTGCCCCGCGAGCTCGAGCTGGCCGCCACGGCGATGATCGTCATCGGCTGCGCGTCCATCGTGTACGGCGGAGTGCTCGCCGTCTCCCGCCGCACGGCGAGCGAGATGCTCGCCTACTCCGCCATCGGCCAGGTGGGCTACGTCCTGGTGGCCATCGGCGTGGGAGGACCGGTGGGGTTCGGCGCCGCCATCCTCTACACGGTCGTCAACGCCTTCAACAAGACCCTGCTGTTCCTCACCGCCGGGATGCGCGGAGCGCTCGTGGGGGCGGCGTTCGCTGTGGGCGCGCTCAGCGTGGCCGGCGTGCCGCCCGCCGCGGGCTTCGTGGGGAAGCTGGAGATGTTCCGCGCCGCGAGTGACAGCCCGGCGCTCATCGTCCTGCTCTTCCTCGGCGGCGCGCTGTCCCTCGTCTACGTCCTTCAGGTCTACCAGTACGACTTCTGGCGCGGCGAGCGAACCGGCGGCCGCAGTGGATGGCCGCAGCAGGCGCTCATCGCGGTGCTCGCGCTGCTCGTCCTGGCCGCCGGCCTGTGGCCCGAGCCGCTGCTCGCCCTCAGCCAGGATGCCGCCGCGGCGCTGCCCGGACGGGACAGATGA
- a CDS encoding NADH-quinone oxidoreductase subunit K, with protein MRLVFALAASILFGTGAYLLLNRDLVRLVLGVVVISQSAVLTLIASGLTRGNAPIYPLPDGEISDPLSQAMALTAIVIGLAVTALLSVLILRVVLAYRTEELDEVGREEAEREARLERDDAAEHRAEEEAAR; from the coding sequence ATGAGGCTGGTCTTCGCTCTGGCCGCGTCGATCCTGTTCGGGACGGGCGCCTACCTGCTGCTCAACCGCGACCTCGTGCGCCTGGTCCTCGGCGTCGTCGTGATCTCCCAATCGGCCGTGCTCACGCTGATCGCATCCGGCCTCACCCGCGGTAACGCGCCGATCTACCCGCTGCCGGATGGAGAGATCAGCGACCCGCTCAGCCAGGCGATGGCGCTCACCGCCATCGTCATCGGCCTGGCGGTCACGGCCCTCCTGAGCGTCCTGATCCTCCGCGTGGTGCTGGCCTACCGCACCGAGGAGCTCGACGAGGTGGGCCGCGAAGAGGCCGAGCGCGAGGCGCGGCTCGAGCGCGACGATGCGGCCGAGCACAGGGCCGAGGAGGAGGCGGCTCGGTGA
- a CDS encoding MnhB domain-containing protein yields MSVIIEVVAPRLLGPALMVAAALIVKGYSDVGDGFSAGVIVALAISLRYIALGHEHAERTLPILRRAPEAAACGLLVALAAGFFPVALGDPPFTHLPAPGESVIEIGTLELTTAVAFDVGLFVLVTSTLVVLVHQLARLVQDADA; encoded by the coding sequence GTGAGCGTGATCATCGAGGTGGTGGCGCCACGACTGCTGGGCCCGGCCCTGATGGTGGCCGCGGCCCTCATCGTGAAGGGCTACTCCGACGTGGGCGACGGCTTCAGCGCCGGCGTGATCGTGGCCCTGGCCATCTCGCTCCGCTACATCGCTCTCGGCCATGAGCACGCCGAGCGCACGCTGCCGATCCTCAGGCGCGCGCCCGAGGCCGCGGCGTGCGGGCTGCTCGTCGCGCTCGCGGCCGGCTTCTTCCCCGTCGCGCTCGGTGATCCGCCGTTCACCCACCTCCCCGCTCCCGGCGAGTCCGTGATCGAGATCGGCACGCTCGAGCTGACCACGGCGGTCGCCTTCGACGTCGGCTTGTTCGTCCTGGTCACGAGCACGCTCGTCGTGCTCGTGCATCAGCTCGCCAGGCTCGTCCAGGACGCCGACGCATGA
- the mbhE gene encoding hydrogen gas-evolving membrane-bound hydrogenase subunit E, whose translation MDVCTKSFTVVRPGGAGTTAAPTCVRLPLHVPEESGQTGSAEPTPRRAGVLAWTAVATAVAGFAACLALWQTGGAGLDIPWAPTLGLRLDLRLDGLGALYGLLATGIGAAVFAYGAGYLPLHLEHEGRSRREGRRFWAWMVLFMAAMVGLACARDLILLFLFFDLTAVASYFLIGFDREKREARGAALMALLVTGVSAVCMLIGAVLLYSEYGSFSLTELFERAEAGPTTAAAGALIAVAALGKSAQVPLHFWLPRAMAAPTPVSAYLHSAAMVAAGVLVLGRVHPLLAQSDVVLDGLLIVGLASIVVGGALALAQDDLKQILAHSTISQYGYVVALYGIGGAKAAGAAALYVVTHAIAKSALFMTAGAVTTATGESRLSQLGGLGRQMPTLAVASGLAAATLAALPLTLGFFKDELFFAAALDAHPAVQVMAVLAAALTFAYIGRFWLGLFTGALGTPAHGVPALLVAPVVALAGVALAGGVVVDPFAQLAQDAAAVTHAGAVQVSPAYHLDARAENLMALAAWALGALALLFPVARTRIVHVVGRAGDVMGPRRVYGLALRGLNRFSDYVHDAEVRDLRRSLAAVFVPGGMLVAAAFLTTPTSGSYDVGDLAAGDVPIVVLLGLVVAAALTAARDAGRLRPVLALSVLGFALAAVYAMVGAPDVALVAVVVETVITLVFVGVFSRLPRSEARGTPHSRRRSHPRRNLAAGVVAGVAAFVTIWAALSRPTVASSDAAEQVQATPDAHGGDVVTVILADFRGLDTMVEITVLATAVIGVASLLRHGRGW comes from the coding sequence GTGGACGTCTGTACGAAATCGTTCACCGTCGTGCGGCCGGGCGGCGCCGGCACGACCGCGGCGCCCACGTGCGTAAGGTTGCCGCTCCACGTGCCCGAGGAGAGTGGCCAGACCGGGAGCGCCGAGCCCACCCCCAGGCGCGCAGGCGTCCTTGCATGGACGGCGGTGGCGACCGCGGTCGCGGGCTTCGCCGCCTGCCTGGCCCTCTGGCAGACCGGGGGCGCCGGCCTGGACATTCCGTGGGCGCCAACCCTCGGGCTCCGCCTGGATCTGCGGCTCGACGGGCTCGGGGCCCTCTACGGGCTCCTCGCCACCGGCATCGGAGCAGCCGTGTTCGCCTACGGCGCCGGCTATCTGCCGCTGCACCTCGAGCACGAGGGCAGGTCGAGGCGCGAGGGGCGGCGCTTCTGGGCGTGGATGGTGCTGTTCATGGCGGCGATGGTCGGGCTCGCGTGTGCGCGTGACCTCATCCTGCTGTTCCTCTTCTTCGACCTGACGGCGGTCGCCTCGTACTTCCTGATCGGGTTCGACCGCGAGAAGCGCGAGGCGCGCGGCGCGGCGCTCATGGCGCTGCTGGTGACGGGGGTCAGCGCGGTGTGCATGCTCATCGGAGCGGTCCTGCTGTATTCGGAGTACGGCAGCTTCTCGCTGACCGAGCTGTTCGAGCGCGCCGAGGCCGGGCCCACGACGGCGGCCGCCGGGGCCCTGATCGCCGTCGCCGCGCTCGGGAAGAGCGCGCAGGTGCCGCTGCACTTCTGGCTGCCGCGCGCAATGGCCGCGCCCACGCCGGTCTCCGCCTACCTGCATTCGGCCGCGATGGTGGCAGCGGGCGTGCTCGTCCTGGGGCGGGTGCACCCGCTGCTGGCCCAGAGCGACGTGGTGCTCGACGGGCTGCTCATCGTGGGCCTCGCCTCGATCGTCGTGGGCGGCGCCCTCGCGCTGGCACAGGACGATCTCAAGCAGATACTCGCGCACTCCACCATCTCCCAGTACGGCTACGTGGTGGCGCTCTACGGAATCGGTGGGGCGAAGGCCGCCGGGGCGGCCGCGCTGTACGTGGTCACCCACGCGATCGCGAAGAGCGCGCTGTTCATGACGGCCGGCGCCGTGACCACGGCCACGGGGGAGTCGCGGCTGTCGCAACTCGGCGGGCTCGGCCGGCAGATGCCAACCCTGGCGGTGGCCAGCGGCCTGGCCGCCGCCACGCTGGCGGCGCTCCCGCTCACCCTGGGGTTCTTCAAGGACGAGCTGTTCTTCGCCGCCGCCCTCGACGCCCACCCGGCGGTGCAGGTCATGGCCGTGCTCGCGGCGGCGCTGACGTTCGCCTACATCGGCCGCTTCTGGCTGGGGCTGTTCACGGGCGCCCTCGGAACGCCCGCGCACGGCGTCCCGGCCCTGCTGGTGGCACCGGTGGTGGCCCTTGCGGGCGTGGCCCTGGCCGGAGGCGTCGTCGTGGACCCGTTCGCACAACTGGCGCAGGACGCCGCCGCCGTGACCCACGCCGGCGCCGTGCAGGTGTCGCCCGCCTACCACCTCGACGCGCGCGCGGAGAACCTGATGGCGCTGGCGGCGTGGGCGCTGGGCGCCCTGGCCCTGCTTTTCCCGGTAGCTCGCACCCGGATCGTGCACGTCGTCGGGCGAGCCGGCGACGTCATGGGCCCGCGGCGCGTCTACGGCCTCGCGCTGCGCGGGCTGAACCGGTTCTCGGACTACGTGCACGATGCGGAGGTCCGCGACCTGCGGCGGAGCCTCGCGGCCGTGTTCGTCCCCGGAGGCATGCTCGTGGCCGCCGCCTTCCTGACCACTCCGACAAGCGGCTCCTACGACGTCGGAGACCTGGCCGCCGGCGACGTGCCGATCGTCGTGCTCCTCGGGCTCGTCGTGGCTGCCGCGCTGACGGCTGCGCGCGACGCGGGGCGGCTGCGCCCGGTGCTTGCGCTGTCGGTGCTCGGGTTCGCGCTGGCTGCGGTCTACGCGATGGTGGGGGCTCCCGACGTGGCGCTCGTGGCGGTCGTCGTGGAGACGGTGATCACGCTCGTGTTCGTCGGCGTCTTCTCGCGTCTCCCCCGCTCCGAGGCGCGTGGAACGCCGCACTCCCGGCGGCGGAGCCACCCCCGGCGCAATCTCGCCGCCGGGGTCGTGGCCGGGGTGGCGGCGTTCGTGACCATCTGGGCGGCGCTGTCGCGTCCGACCGTGGCCTCCAGCGACGCCGCCGAGCAGGTGCAGGCAACACCGGACGCGCACGGGGGGGACGTGGTGACGGTGATCCTGGCCGACTTCCGCGGCCTGGACACGATGGTCGAGATCACCGTGCTCGCCACAGCCGTGATCGGCGTCGCGAGCCTCCTTCGCCACGGAAGGGGCTGGTGA
- a CDS encoding UDP-glucuronic acid decarboxylase family protein, whose amino-acid sequence MATCLVTGGAGFLGSHLCDRLLEQGHNVICVDNLETGSLKNIKHIRRAEFRFANIDITEHYEVEEDVDFVYHMASPASPIDYARLPLHTLKVGAYGTHNTVGLAKFKRARFLLASTSEVYGDPLIHPQPESYWGNVNPIGPRGVYDEAKRYAEALTMAYLRQQGVDTCIARIFNTFGPRMRPHDGRAIPTFLQQALTDKPVTVFGDGSQTRSFCYVDDLIHGLVLLADSGVHEPVNIGNPEEMTLLEMARAVVELTESRSEIVFEALPVDDPKVRQPDITRARDLLGWQPEVDLREGLAKTIEHAVASLGQTP is encoded by the coding sequence ATGGCCACCTGTCTAGTCACCGGCGGCGCCGGCTTCCTCGGCTCGCACCTCTGCGATCGCCTGCTCGAGCAGGGCCACAACGTCATCTGCGTGGACAACCTCGAGACCGGCTCGCTCAAGAACATCAAGCACATCCGCCGGGCCGAGTTCCGCTTCGCCAACATCGACATCACGGAGCACTACGAGGTCGAGGAGGACGTCGACTTCGTCTACCACATGGCCTCGCCGGCCAGCCCGATCGACTACGCCCGGCTGCCGCTCCACACACTCAAGGTCGGGGCCTACGGCACGCACAACACGGTCGGCCTCGCCAAGTTCAAGCGCGCGCGCTTCCTGCTGGCCTCCACCTCCGAGGTGTACGGCGACCCGCTGATCCACCCCCAGCCCGAGAGCTACTGGGGCAACGTCAACCCCATCGGGCCGCGTGGCGTGTACGACGAGGCCAAGCGCTACGCCGAGGCGCTCACGATGGCCTACCTGCGCCAGCAGGGCGTGGACACGTGCATCGCAAGGATCTTCAACACCTTCGGCCCTCGAATGAGGCCCCACGACGGCCGCGCCATCCCCACCTTCCTGCAGCAGGCGCTCACCGACAAGCCGGTCACGGTCTTCGGCGACGGCTCGCAGACACGCAGCTTCTGCTACGTCGACGACCTCATCCACGGCCTCGTGCTGCTGGCGGACTCAGGGGTGCACGAGCCGGTGAACATCGGCAACCCGGAAGAGATGACGCTGCTCGAGATGGCGCGCGCGGTGGTCGAGCTCACGGAGTCGCGCTCGGAGATCGTCTTCGAAGCTCTGCCGGTGGACGATCCCAAGGTGCGCCAGCCCGACATCACCCGCGCGCGCGATCTGCTCGGCTGGCAGCCGGAGGTCGACTTGCGCGAGGGGCTCGCCAAGACCATCGAGCACGCGGTCGCCAGTCTCGGCCAGACGCCCTGA
- a CDS encoding STAS domain-containing protein encodes MTIKERSLDALTTVVELEGELDLYAAAELNASLTHAVDEQCRRLVVDVRGVTRLDFSLIAIIVQTGRVLGQRHGTLEVVCHDDEIGRLMAAAGERGRFEVTLDGGPAS; translated from the coding sequence ATGACCATCAAGGAGCGCTCACTCGACGCGCTCACCACCGTGGTCGAACTCGAAGGAGAGCTCGATCTCTACGCGGCCGCGGAGCTCAACGCGAGCCTCACGCACGCCGTCGACGAGCAGTGCCGGCGCCTCGTGGTGGACGTCCGCGGCGTCACGCGGCTCGATTTCAGCCTCATCGCGATCATCGTCCAGACGGGGCGCGTCCTCGGGCAGCGCCACGGCACGCTCGAAGTCGTGTGCCACGACGACGAAATCGGGCGGCTGATGGCGGCTGCAGGCGAGCGCGGGCGCTTCGAGGTGACGCTCGACGGCGGGCCGGCGAGCTAG
- a CDS encoding site-specific integrase → MPWALAFLAVLAMTAWRISTVGRRPHGTRSLFVRVDSRGREAWYGQWRAGGRLVKRRIGPKRRPNTSAGLTKGAAERELRRLIESVTVPVEVMDVAEAGRRWLEHLEAIGRRRSTLMDYESAVRVHLVPFFGARPIARITPDDVERFMALKRREGRSPKSIRNWLGVLHSLLTYAERRPAAGLLTSPPQRRAVTIAAGWRCLRVPLHARAVAPEARSGARPPADPG, encoded by the coding sequence GTGCCGTGGGCGCTCGCTTTCCTCGCCGTTTTGGCGATGACGGCATGGAGGATCAGCACCGTGGGACGACGTCCACACGGCACCAGATCGCTGTTCGTACGGGTCGACAGCCGCGGCCGCGAGGCCTGGTACGGGCAGTGGCGCGCCGGCGGCCGGCTGGTCAAGCGCCGCATAGGGCCCAAGCGGCGTCCGAACACGAGTGCGGGACTGACGAAGGGGGCTGCTGAGCGGGAGCTGCGCAGGCTGATCGAGTCGGTGACGGTCCCGGTCGAGGTGATGGACGTCGCGGAGGCGGGCCGGCGCTGGCTTGAGCATCTCGAGGCGATCGGCCGGCGGCGTTCGACGCTGATGGACTACGAGTCGGCGGTACGCGTGCACCTGGTCCCGTTCTTCGGCGCGCGTCCGATCGCAAGGATCACGCCGGATGACGTGGAGCGGTTCATGGCACTCAAGCGGCGCGAGGGTCGGTCGCCCAAGAGCATCCGAAACTGGCTCGGGGTGCTGCACAGCCTCCTGACCTACGCGGAGCGGCGCCCGGCGGCTGGGCTTCTTACGAGCCCGCCGCAACGCCGGGCCGTCACAATTGCCGCAGGCTGGCGCTGCCTAAGGGTGCCGCTTCACGCGAGAGCGGTAGCGCCGGAGGCTAGGTCTGGGGCCCGTCCGCCGGCAGACCCCGGATGA
- a CDS encoding TetR family transcriptional regulator, producing the protein MRALESNEIRQDLRGRHGLSPEEVAVIQRQRLLRAIVACAAVKGVQRTTIADIVQAASTSRSAFYEHFESKEECFVEAYDQITAEFIAAAIEASRDAQTWGAALDAGIAAFFRWGAEKPDQAIPTMVEIHAVGPAGLAARWRAIEQWTRLNRAVSARARREEPTLPIVDDFACSSIVIVAEAHAHDYARRGIAHRLDELIEPMQRFAKAIIRGLPADGPQT; encoded by the coding sequence ATGCGGGCGCTCGAGTCAAACGAGATCCGTCAGGACCTGCGCGGGCGCCACGGCCTCTCTCCCGAGGAGGTCGCCGTCATTCAGCGCCAGCGGCTCCTGCGCGCGATCGTCGCCTGTGCCGCCGTCAAAGGTGTCCAGCGCACGACCATTGCGGACATCGTGCAAGCAGCCAGCACGTCACGTAGCGCCTTCTACGAGCATTTCGAAAGCAAAGAGGAGTGCTTCGTCGAGGCCTACGATCAGATCACAGCCGAATTCATCGCCGCTGCGATCGAAGCAAGCCGTGACGCGCAGACGTGGGGCGCGGCACTTGACGCGGGGATCGCGGCCTTCTTCCGCTGGGGGGCCGAAAAGCCCGATCAGGCGATCCCCACGATGGTCGAGATCCATGCGGTCGGGCCAGCCGGGCTTGCCGCGCGGTGGCGGGCAATCGAACAGTGGACGAGACTCAACCGGGCGGTCAGCGCCAGAGCCCGCCGAGAGGAGCCGACGCTTCCGATCGTCGACGACTTCGCTTGCTCGAGCATTGTCATCGTCGCCGAGGCGCACGCACACGACTACGCTCGCCGCGGAATCGCACATCGGCTCGACGAGCTCATCGAGCCGATGCAGCGCTTCGCGAAAGCCATCATCCGGGGTCTGCCGGCGGACGGGCCCCAGACCTAG